The proteins below come from a single Dinghuibacter silviterrae genomic window:
- a CDS encoding TonB-dependent receptor codes for MKISTCKALCTILFCVFLGTAVRAQQGKIVGKVFSTTREGLGGATISLQLSRDTTVTKQTVVTDSTGKFVFSNVPLGAYRVHATALNYQDANKPVRLTAVKPVVLLDSVFLGSAFQSMGGIVITVPRRQAAVKNDTTEFNAGAYHVRANGTTEDLFKKVPGLEVDQSGTVKAQGEQVTQIYVDGKPFMGSDLKTVMENFPADVIDKVQIIDKKSDQALATGVEDGQHTKIINITLKKNRKRGIFGNDYVGVGTEGRYEAKTNTNLFNNNRKLTIVAGGNNDGRSDNSNSTSGTTDATYNNWNGVTDYKQLKLNFANKIGKGFDYSLYAGYDQYKTDREQRIDRQNIFTDSSTYYHEINSTHSTYRNGNGGLYFEFRPDTLNFMRFNETVGYAHSTSQTNASYTTLLADSTMVNNGTRFNSNTTDNPFVNGNISYSHRFKGTHRSLFLNFSNNINNTTTGTNNITYDNYTPPDTTPYQQFVNQYQHNPSRNTALGAAASYTEPISQRSSLNLSYNYDYGRNDIPQTAYDYNTVTQKYDLPNDTLTDHFAATNYQNNVSLNYRYGTATYGFGAGVRWLDAVINSQSFGKDTSNQQSYKGFAPNLSFYSNGKNRHFYAYYNFSVQAPTATQLTPLVNNSNPLYLVLGNPNLHYAQTHSVHYSYSFYNPKKDEGFNSNATFNDVVDYISNSTTVDNTTGAQVTQPVNLNGAYNYNGWFSYFRPFPFGEKDKLRWNVNLWTQGGKNSNLLNGTDNVNTSNYTRVYMGLTYDSHQWLDLHTDMSLARQESDYSLEPNLNNVAYFLDISPNITFQVAPRTEVNIDYDYRQSTGQSAGFNTSVNMLNADFVQYFDNKKDIWLKVKGYDLLNQNVSVWRTTGSNYIQDTRSNVLTRFVLVSLNVRINKFLAPPPPPKEINMGDPGRPDVM; via the coding sequence ATGAAGATATCTACGTGTAAGGCATTGTGTACAATCCTCTTTTGTGTGTTCCTGGGGACCGCTGTCCGTGCCCAGCAGGGCAAAATTGTCGGCAAGGTATTTTCCACGACCCGCGAGGGGCTGGGCGGTGCCACGATTAGTCTACAACTTTCAAGGGATACAACGGTGACGAAGCAAACCGTCGTGACCGACAGCACCGGAAAGTTCGTGTTTAGCAACGTACCGTTGGGCGCCTATCGCGTGCACGCTACCGCCCTGAACTACCAGGATGCCAACAAGCCGGTCCGCCTGACCGCCGTAAAGCCCGTTGTCCTGCTGGACTCCGTTTTCCTGGGGTCGGCCTTCCAGTCGATGGGGGGCATCGTGATCACCGTGCCCCGTCGTCAGGCGGCGGTCAAAAACGATACCACCGAATTTAACGCAGGCGCCTACCACGTCCGCGCCAACGGAACTACGGAGGATTTGTTTAAGAAGGTGCCGGGTCTGGAGGTCGATCAAAGCGGGACCGTCAAGGCCCAGGGGGAACAGGTCACCCAGATCTACGTGGACGGGAAACCGTTTATGGGGTCCGACCTGAAAACCGTCATGGAGAACTTTCCCGCAGACGTGATCGACAAGGTCCAGATCATCGATAAAAAGAGCGACCAGGCCCTCGCCACGGGGGTAGAAGACGGACAGCACACCAAGATCATCAACATTACCCTGAAGAAAAACCGCAAGCGGGGTATTTTTGGAAATGATTATGTGGGCGTAGGAACTGAAGGCAGGTATGAAGCAAAAACCAACACCAACCTGTTCAACAACAACCGCAAACTGACGATCGTTGCCGGTGGTAACAACGACGGCCGGAGCGACAACTCCAACAGCACCAGCGGCACGACCGACGCCACCTACAATAACTGGAACGGCGTCACGGACTACAAACAACTCAAACTCAACTTCGCCAACAAGATCGGAAAGGGCTTCGACTACAGCCTTTACGCGGGCTACGATCAATACAAGACGGACCGCGAACAACGCATCGACCGGCAAAACATATTTACGGATTCGTCTACCTACTACCACGAAATCAACAGCACCCATTCCACCTACCGCAACGGGAATGGCGGTCTTTATTTCGAGTTCAGACCCGATACCCTGAACTTCATGCGGTTTAACGAAACCGTAGGATACGCCCACAGCACCAGCCAGACCAACGCATCCTATACGACGCTCTTAGCCGATTCCACCATGGTCAACAACGGGACGCGTTTTAATTCGAACACCACCGACAATCCTTTTGTCAACGGCAACATCAGCTATAGCCACCGTTTCAAGGGCACCCACCGGAGCCTTTTCCTAAACTTCAGCAACAACATCAACAACACGACCACCGGGACGAACAACATTACCTACGACAATTACACCCCACCCGATACGACGCCCTACCAGCAGTTCGTCAACCAATACCAGCACAACCCCAGCCGCAATACCGCACTGGGCGCCGCTGCCAGCTATACCGAACCGATCAGTCAAAGAAGCTCCCTCAACCTGAGCTACAACTATGATTATGGGCGAAACGATATCCCGCAGACGGCGTATGACTATAATACCGTCACCCAAAAATACGACCTGCCCAACGACACCCTGACCGATCACTTTGCGGCGACGAACTACCAAAACAACGTCTCCCTGAATTACCGCTATGGAACCGCAACGTATGGTTTCGGGGCCGGTGTCCGCTGGCTGGATGCGGTGATCAACAGCCAGTCCTTTGGCAAGGATACGTCCAACCAGCAAAGCTATAAAGGCTTTGCCCCCAACCTGAGTTTCTATTCCAACGGCAAAAACCGCCACTTCTACGCCTATTACAATTTCAGCGTCCAGGCCCCCACGGCTACCCAGCTGACCCCCCTGGTCAACAACAGCAACCCCCTCTACCTTGTCCTGGGGAACCCCAACCTCCACTATGCCCAAACCCATAGCGTACACTATTCCTATAGTTTCTATAATCCCAAAAAGGACGAAGGTTTCAATTCCAACGCTACCTTTAACGACGTCGTAGACTATATCTCCAACAGCACCACCGTCGACAATACCACCGGCGCCCAGGTCACCCAACCCGTCAACCTCAACGGCGCGTATAACTACAACGGCTGGTTCTCTTACTTCCGCCCGTTTCCCTTCGGAGAAAAAGACAAGCTCCGCTGGAACGTCAATCTCTGGACACAGGGTGGGAAAAACAGTAACCTGCTCAACGGAACCGACAACGTCAACACCAGCAACTACACACGGGTATACATGGGGCTCACATACGACAGCCACCAATGGCTGGACCTCCACACCGACATGAGCCTCGCCCGCCAGGAAAGCGACTATTCCCTAGAACCCAACCTCAACAATGTCGCGTACTTCCTGGACATCAGCCCCAACATCACCTTCCAGGTCGCCCCCCGTACCGAGGTCAACATCGACTACGACTATCGCCAGTCCACCGGTCAGTCCGCAGGCTTCAACACCTCGGTCAATATGCTCAACGCCGATTTTGTCCAGTACTTCGACAACAAAAAAGACATCTGGCTAAAAGTCAAAGGCTATGACCTCCTCAACCAAAATGTCAGCGTCTGGCGCACCACCGGCAGCAACTACATCCAGGATACCCGCTCCAACGTCCTGACCCGCTTCGTCCTGGTCAGCCTGAACGTCCGCATCAACAAATTCCTGGCTCCGCCCCCTCCCCCCAAGGAGATCAATATGGGCGACCCGGGGCGGCCAGACGTGATGTAA
- a CDS encoding murein L,D-transpeptidase catalytic domain family protein: protein MKLYSMTVPAIVLLSLYTGKKTISTPVIVGKAAAPPPAPTAALIPSPAGVNPDAYQMAMKGYQHLRKVGQLRNTRVLTIIDYTLSSLQKRLFVVDVKSGKVLYNTYVAHGMNSGKEYAHKFSNALESLETSLGFYVTMNAYEGKNGLALRLKGMEKGINDNATRRGIVLHGADYVSVGYGRQKGFMGRSEGCPAVPKSQTGPIVRSILGGSAVFAYYPSAQYLGKSKLVTINGMEPVHGHGNPLP from the coding sequence ATGAAGCTGTATAGCATGACCGTACCAGCTATCGTATTGCTGTCCCTTTACACAGGGAAAAAGACGATCTCCACCCCCGTGATCGTCGGGAAAGCCGCAGCGCCTCCTCCCGCTCCTACAGCCGCACTTATACCATCTCCGGCCGGTGTGAATCCGGACGCTTACCAGATGGCCATGAAAGGATACCAGCACCTGCGAAAGGTTGGCCAGCTTCGGAATACCCGTGTACTTACGATCATAGACTACACATTGTCCTCTCTTCAGAAGCGCTTGTTTGTGGTGGACGTAAAAAGCGGTAAGGTCCTGTATAACACCTACGTGGCCCATGGCATGAACTCCGGGAAGGAATACGCCCACAAGTTCTCCAACGCCCTGGAGTCTCTGGAGACCAGTCTTGGATTTTATGTGACCATGAATGCCTACGAGGGCAAGAACGGTCTGGCCCTTCGCCTCAAGGGCATGGAAAAAGGTATAAACGACAACGCGACCCGCCGGGGGATCGTCTTACACGGGGCGGATTATGTCAGTGTTGGATACGGCCGGCAGAAGGGATTTATGGGCCGGAGCGAGGGCTGTCCGGCGGTGCCCAAAAGCCAGACCGGGCCCATTGTACGCTCCATCCTGGGGGGCAGCGCGGTGTTCGCCTACTATCCCAGCGCCCAGTATTTGGGTAAGTCTAAATTGGTGACAATCAATGGGATGGAGCCGGTCCATGGGCATGGCAATCCCCTCCCGTAA
- a CDS encoding murein L,D-transpeptidase catalytic domain family protein: MMKKNRFSVHVIGLICLLCCLAHLSFRLPASQRPGPSFGCILPLISVAPMSGISAWMEEYDELHLDSLGLSLEAFTTAVRGYQHLLSKGLLDRDGLLTIIDFSQSSKNKRFYVLDLNAMKVLFNTYVAHGRRSGAEFATSFSDRNHSNKSSLGFYVTRNTYNGGEGYSLRLEGLDKGFNDKALARNVVVHGSWYVNEQFLSSHGMMGRSLGCPAVPMEEHEQIIDSIKDGSCVFMYYPDPNYLHHSRVLKG; encoded by the coding sequence ATGATGAAGAAAAACCGTTTTAGCGTACATGTTATCGGCCTTATCTGCCTTCTTTGCTGTCTCGCCCATTTGTCTTTCCGGTTACCCGCCTCCCAGCGCCCCGGCCCTTCCTTTGGCTGTATTCTTCCCCTGATATCCGTGGCACCTATGAGCGGGATTTCCGCCTGGATGGAGGAGTACGACGAACTCCACCTGGATTCACTCGGTCTTTCTCTCGAAGCCTTTACAACGGCCGTTAGAGGGTACCAGCACCTCCTCTCCAAGGGGCTCCTCGATCGCGACGGTCTGTTGACGATCATCGACTTTAGCCAGTCTTCCAAAAACAAACGTTTTTATGTGTTGGACCTGAACGCGATGAAGGTCCTGTTCAATACCTACGTGGCCCACGGCCGCCGCTCCGGCGCCGAGTTTGCCACCTCCTTTTCCGACCGGAACCACTCAAACAAAAGCAGCCTCGGCTTCTATGTCACCCGTAATACCTACAACGGGGGCGAAGGCTACTCCCTGCGTCTGGAAGGTCTTGACAAAGGCTTCAACGACAAGGCCCTGGCCCGCAACGTCGTGGTCCATGGTTCCTGGTACGTCAACGAACAATTCCTCAGCTCCCACGGGATGATGGGCCGCAGCCTCGGGTGCCCCGCGGTCCCGATGGAAGAGCACGAACAGATCATCGATTCGATCAAAGACGGGAGTTGCGTGTTTATGTACTACCCGGATCCCAACTACCTACATCATTCCCGGGTCCTAAAGGGCTAA
- the rpoN gene encoding RNA polymerase factor sigma-54 yields the protein MALSQSLQQKLLQKLSPQQIQLMKLLQVPTANLEERIKEELEENPALEVTEEDHEDNFEDNHQEEFEGEGDEYEKDGSEDEYGQIDISEYVHEGDDEVGDYRLRDDNYGDNEEQKTIPHRIEKTFHEHLLDQLGMLPLNDRKRRIAEQIIGSLDDDGYLRREISAIVDDLAFRQGVEATEEEVEDLIRQIQLFDPPGICARNLQECLLLQLERQKAEGKKVDKAIEIMQRYFDEFTKKHYEKIQRGLNLNDDDLRDVIGQIIRLNPRPGGSVGELNKAESYVIPDFFILNNAGRLELTLNSKNAPDLRISEGYREMLKEYDRGSKKDKRQKEAVLFIKQKIDAAKWFIDAIKQRQHTLLSTMQAIMDYQHEFFLTGDETTLRPMILKDIAERTGLDISTVSRVANSKFVQTEFGTYRLKFFFSESLSTESGEEVSTREVKKILSDLVEGENKKKPLSDERLTELLQEKGYNIARRTVAKYREQLNIPVARLRKEL from the coding sequence ATGGCACTTAGTCAAAGTTTACAGCAAAAGCTCCTCCAGAAACTTTCTCCTCAGCAGATCCAGCTGATGAAGTTGTTGCAGGTGCCTACGGCGAACCTGGAAGAACGGATAAAGGAGGAGCTCGAAGAGAACCCCGCACTGGAAGTTACGGAAGAAGACCACGAGGATAATTTCGAGGACAATCACCAGGAAGAGTTCGAGGGAGAAGGGGATGAATACGAAAAGGACGGAAGCGAGGACGAATACGGTCAGATCGATATCAGCGAGTACGTCCATGAAGGGGATGACGAGGTAGGCGACTACCGGCTCCGGGACGACAACTATGGGGACAACGAGGAACAAAAGACCATTCCGCACCGCATAGAAAAGACCTTTCACGAACACCTCCTGGACCAGCTGGGGATGCTTCCCCTCAACGATCGCAAACGGCGGATCGCCGAACAGATCATTGGAAGCCTGGACGACGACGGCTACCTGAGGCGGGAGATTTCCGCGATCGTAGACGACCTGGCCTTCCGGCAAGGCGTGGAGGCGACCGAAGAGGAGGTCGAGGACCTCATCCGGCAGATCCAGTTGTTTGATCCCCCGGGTATCTGCGCCCGCAACCTCCAGGAATGTCTTTTGCTCCAGCTGGAACGCCAGAAAGCGGAGGGCAAAAAGGTGGACAAGGCGATCGAGATCATGCAGCGCTACTTCGACGAGTTCACCAAAAAACACTACGAAAAGATCCAGCGCGGCCTGAACCTCAACGACGACGACCTGAGGGACGTGATCGGCCAGATCATACGGCTCAACCCCCGGCCCGGCGGTAGCGTGGGTGAGCTCAACAAAGCGGAAAGCTATGTCATCCCGGACTTTTTCATCCTGAACAATGCGGGGCGGCTGGAACTGACCCTCAACTCCAAAAATGCACCTGACCTCCGGATCAGCGAAGGCTACCGGGAAATGCTCAAGGAATACGACCGGGGAAGCAAAAAGGACAAGCGTCAAAAAGAGGCGGTCCTTTTTATCAAACAGAAGATCGACGCCGCCAAATGGTTTATCGACGCCATCAAGCAGCGCCAGCATACCCTGCTCAGCACCATGCAGGCCATTATGGACTACCAGCACGAGTTTTTCCTCACGGGGGACGAAACCACCCTAAGGCCAATGATCCTCAAGGACATTGCCGAAAGGACCGGGCTGGACATTTCCACCGTCAGCCGCGTGGCCAACAGCAAATTCGTCCAGACGGAGTTCGGGACCTACCGGCTTAAGTTCTTTTTTAGCGAATCCCTCAGCACCGAAAGCGGGGAAGAGGTCTCCACCCGGGAGGTCAAAAAGATCCTAAGCGACCTGGTGGAGGGGGAAAACAAGAAAAAACCCCTCAGCGACGAGCGGCTCACCGAACTTTTACAGGAAAAAGGGTATAATATTGCGCGCCGGACGGTGGCCAAATACCGGGAACAACTCAACATCCCCGTGGCCCGTCTCCGGAAAGAGTTATGA
- a CDS encoding DegT/DnrJ/EryC1/StrS family aminotransferase, producing MPGFELFGEEERKEVNDVLETGILMRYGFDGPRKGIWKAKELEKALCERLGCAYAQLTSSGTTALTTAMAALGIGAGDEVIMPSFTFVASVEAVLSVGAIPVIADVDDTLTLKPESVRAAITPRTKCVMPVHMCGSMADVDALLKICKEHHLVLLEDACQSTGATYKGKALGTIGDAGTLSFDFVKTVTCGEGGAILTNSERTYEKCDHFSDHGHDHKGVDRGADEHPFLGYNFRISELHAAVGLAQLRKLDQFLALQRGHQQALKAILSQVPEITWRTVPDPAGDSGTFLSWFLPTQEITEAVVEGFKAKGILAGNFYWFNNNWHYIRKWHHLKEGHSLYALNEPQLQALEVIRQQDFSVSDTVMSRCISTAIQLGWTSEQIEAKGRAMVEVIQSVLSKHGAAAV from the coding sequence ATGCCAGGGTTTGAATTATTTGGAGAAGAAGAACGGAAGGAAGTAAACGATGTCCTCGAAACGGGCATCCTGATGCGTTATGGCTTCGACGGCCCCCGGAAGGGGATCTGGAAGGCAAAGGAGCTGGAAAAGGCCCTTTGCGAACGCCTCGGGTGCGCTTATGCCCAACTGACGTCCAGCGGGACAACCGCCCTGACGACCGCCATGGCGGCCTTGGGGATCGGGGCCGGGGACGAGGTCATCATGCCCTCCTTCACCTTTGTGGCCAGCGTCGAGGCCGTGCTCAGCGTGGGCGCCATTCCCGTGATCGCGGACGTGGACGACACCCTTACCTTAAAACCCGAATCGGTTCGCGCGGCGATCACGCCCCGGACCAAATGCGTCATGCCCGTGCACATGTGCGGGAGTATGGCGGACGTAGACGCCCTTCTAAAAATCTGTAAGGAGCACCACCTGGTCCTGCTGGAAGACGCCTGTCAAAGCACCGGCGCTACCTATAAAGGAAAAGCCCTTGGTACGATCGGGGACGCCGGTACCTTGTCCTTCGACTTCGTCAAAACCGTGACCTGTGGAGAAGGTGGCGCCATACTAACCAACAGCGAGCGCACCTACGAAAAATGCGACCATTTCTCCGACCATGGCCACGATCATAAGGGCGTGGACCGGGGCGCGGACGAACACCCCTTCCTTGGCTACAACTTCCGGATCTCCGAGCTCCACGCCGCCGTCGGGCTGGCCCAGCTCCGCAAGCTGGATCAATTCCTGGCGCTGCAACGGGGGCACCAGCAGGCACTCAAAGCCATCCTCTCCCAGGTACCGGAAATCACCTGGAGAACGGTACCGGACCCCGCCGGCGACAGCGGCACTTTCCTAAGCTGGTTCCTGCCGACCCAGGAGATCACCGAAGCGGTTGTCGAAGGTTTCAAAGCTAAAGGTATCCTCGCCGGGAACTTTTACTGGTTCAACAACAACTGGCACTATATCCGCAAATGGCATCACCTCAAGGAAGGGCATTCCTTGTATGCGCTCAACGAGCCTCAACTGCAGGCCCTGGAAGTCATCCGCCAGCAGGACTTTAGTGTGTCCGATACCGTGATGTCGCGGTGTATCTCCACCGCCATCCAGCTCGGTTGGACATCCGAACAAATCGAGGCCAAAGGCCGCGCCATGGTGGAAGTGATACAGTCGGTGCTCTCGAAACACGGAGCGGCGGCGGTATAA
- a CDS encoding glycoside hydrolase family 10 protein, translating to MKGVCVFLFLLTVTTAGLSQPKYELRAAWIASVEHIDWPSEAAVGNVALQKKEFTDLLDLDQRLGLNAVVVQIRPTADAFYPNPVEPWSVWLTGKQGTPPEPYYDPLAFMIEETHKRGMEFHAWINPYRALYNSRRDVASPTHITRIHPEWFLVYDNTTLFNPGIPEVWDYVTNIVRYIVHNYKVDAIHFDDYFYPYRTKGEYFADDAAYARYNRGLDKETWRRSNVDSLIVRVTQAIKQENPYCKFGISPYGVWRNLSRDPEGSDTHSSQTNYDDLYANILLWLQKGWIDYVCPQLYWERSHRILPYDLLLDWWHAHTYGRQLFIGLGIYKAGTNPAWRNPRELPEQISLARLSSDGAIYFSNQNFIHNPLGWSDSLRYHFYKYPALVPPMRWIDSVPPPPPLVAEARTGDSVHIVLSGASAKPLRLFVIYRYLPGDTSTALDPEHIYKIIPAANQQAALAVPAEPGMRLSRGLGGGDALPGEGSSAAPGATGDDERIRWVATAVSITNLESRPAAL from the coding sequence ATGAAAGGTGTATGCGTGTTTTTGTTTTTGCTGACCGTAACAACGGCCGGTCTGTCACAACCGAAATATGAGCTCCGCGCGGCGTGGATCGCCTCGGTCGAACACATCGACTGGCCCAGCGAAGCCGCGGTCGGCAATGTCGCCCTGCAAAAAAAGGAATTCACCGACCTCCTCGACCTTGACCAGCGTCTTGGTTTGAACGCGGTCGTGGTTCAGATCCGCCCCACGGCCGATGCTTTTTATCCAAATCCGGTCGAGCCCTGGAGCGTCTGGCTCACCGGCAAACAGGGAACGCCCCCGGAGCCGTATTACGATCCCCTGGCGTTTATGATCGAAGAGACCCATAAAAGGGGGATGGAGTTCCACGCTTGGATCAACCCCTACCGGGCACTCTACAACAGCCGCCGGGACGTGGCCTCGCCCACACACATCACGCGCATCCACCCGGAATGGTTCCTGGTGTACGACAACACGACCCTTTTCAATCCGGGTATACCGGAGGTCTGGGACTATGTGACCAACATCGTCCGCTATATTGTCCATAATTATAAAGTGGACGCCATCCACTTCGACGACTACTTTTATCCCTACCGGACAAAAGGCGAATATTTCGCCGACGACGCAGCGTATGCCCGCTACAACCGGGGGCTCGACAAGGAGACGTGGCGGCGGAGCAACGTCGACAGCCTGATCGTCCGGGTTACCCAGGCCATCAAACAGGAAAACCCGTACTGCAAATTCGGGATCAGTCCCTACGGCGTATGGCGGAACCTGTCCAGGGACCCGGAAGGCAGCGACACCCATTCTTCCCAAACGAATTACGACGACCTCTACGCCAACATCCTTCTTTGGCTGCAAAAGGGTTGGATCGACTACGTTTGTCCGCAACTCTATTGGGAAAGGTCCCACCGCATCCTGCCCTACGACCTTTTACTTGACTGGTGGCACGCCCATACCTACGGCCGGCAGCTTTTCATCGGCCTTGGTATCTACAAGGCCGGCACGAACCCGGCCTGGAGAAATCCCCGGGAACTCCCCGAACAGATCAGCCTCGCACGTCTTTCTTCAGACGGGGCCATCTATTTCAGCAACCAGAACTTCATCCACAATCCGCTCGGCTGGAGCGACAGCCTGCGGTATCATTTTTACAAATACCCCGCCCTTGTTCCGCCGATGCGCTGGATCGATTCGGTTCCCCCGCCCCCACCGCTGGTCGCGGAGGCCCGTACCGGTGACAGTGTCCACATCGTCCTGAGCGGGGCCAGTGCCAAGCCGCTCCGGCTTTTTGTCATCTACCGCTACCTGCCGGGGGATACGTCGACGGCGCTCGATCCCGAGCATATCTATAAGATTATCCCCGCCGCCAACCAGCAGGCGGCACTCGCGGTGCCGGCGGAGCCGGGGATGCGGTTGAGCCGCGGGCTGGGGGGCGGGGATGCCCTGCCGGGCGAGGGCAGCAGCGCGGCTCCGGGCGCGACCGGCGACGACGAACGCATCCGCTGGGTCGCGACCGCCGTGAGCATCACGAACCTGGAGAGCCGGCCCGCGGCGCTGTGA
- a CDS encoding MarR family winged helix-turn-helix transcriptional regulator gives MSLEKDIHQLVPFTSEHHKAVVNLIYTYNWTVERLKRSLDEVDITLQQFNILRILRGSKEPLSTLQIRERMLDKMSDTSRLVDRLIRKGLARKKTAASDKRLVDVTITAKGLQLLAKLDKRSKEMDDILSALTISECKTLNKLLDKLRG, from the coding sequence ATGAGCTTGGAAAAGGATATACACCAACTGGTGCCGTTTACCAGCGAACACCACAAAGCGGTCGTCAACCTGATCTATACGTACAACTGGACGGTGGAACGCCTGAAGCGCAGCCTGGACGAGGTAGACATCACGCTCCAGCAGTTCAATATCCTCCGCATCCTGAGGGGGAGCAAGGAACCCTTGTCCACCCTCCAGATCCGGGAGCGTATGCTGGACAAAATGAGCGACACCAGCCGCCTGGTCGACCGGCTCATCCGTAAAGGACTCGCCAGGAAAAAAACCGCAGCGTCCGACAAACGCCTGGTCGACGTCACCATTACGGCCAAGGGCCTTCAACTCCTCGCCAAACTCGACAAACGATCAAAGGAGATGGACGATATCCTCTCCGCCCTGACCATATCCGAATGCAAAACCCTGAATAAATTATTGGACAAACTCCGTGGGTAA
- a CDS encoding DinB family protein — MTTATATRLQHQHEVLYTLLEGRENVTVRPASGKWSLLENVAHLFAYQQQFSHRVDRILAEDNPLFEAYIGDNDPLFLEAREQTPSDLLTDLSADRLYIHDRILALDEVQLARGATHPRYGSRTLVLWTEFFLLHEAHHLYTMWKLLEEMR, encoded by the coding sequence ATGACGACAGCCACGGCCACGCGATTGCAGCACCAGCACGAAGTTTTATACACGCTCCTGGAAGGCCGGGAGAACGTCACGGTGCGCCCTGCTTCCGGCAAATGGAGCCTCCTCGAAAACGTCGCACACCTCTTCGCCTACCAGCAACAGTTCTCCCACAGGGTAGACCGTATTCTTGCAGAGGATAACCCTCTTTTTGAAGCATACATCGGGGACAACGATCCCCTTTTCCTGGAAGCCCGGGAACAAACGCCGTCCGACCTGCTGACCGACCTAAGCGCGGACAGGCTGTACATACACGACCGGATCCTCGCCCTGGATGAAGTGCAGCTCGCCCGGGGCGCCACGCATCCCCGGTATGGATCCCGGACGCTCGTGCTATGGACCGAATTCTTTTTGCTTCACGAAGCGCACCATTTATATACGATGTGGAAACTCCTGGAGGAAATGCGATGA